A window from Malania oleifera isolate guangnan ecotype guangnan chromosome 7, ASM2987363v1, whole genome shotgun sequence encodes these proteins:
- the LOC131159516 gene encoding probable proteasome inhibitor — translation MKADEKTVMTLIRASRPSFRNDHDKIAFAVHATFLASGYVLTATGTPAFSNSALSSTSSDEVGIDHWNQQDGEYAFVYTNPEKDSKKVLLKCIVMNNKLLVDALCEGGSEPVHLEINVEDYVGENNGPNYATQFKNLDKLVKSLQKEIFSKMHNFSTGRPSDKPSSSRTREESRHNPVEPGVGLTEPQGPQIYPSRVVYPPVYPLGSSDLLPGPGAGMYPIRGDFGRGGGMLLGPNDPSWFGGIGGGPTLPGPPIIPPGVRFDPYGPPGVPGFEPQRYTRNPQRPARGTHPDLEHFGSGSDYI, via the exons ATGAAAGCTGATGAAAAAACAGTGATGACCCTAATTAGGGCATCGAGGCCATCTTTCAGAAACGATCACGACAAGATTGCTTTCGCCGTTCATGCTACCTTTCTCGCCTCCGGCTACGTCCTCACGGCCACTGGAACCCCCGCTTTCTCCAATTCTGCTCTTTCTTCAACCTCTTCCG ATGAGGTGGGAATTGATCACTGGAACCAGCAAGATGGAGAGTATGCATTTGTCTACACAAACCCCGAAAAAGATTCAAAGAAAGTGTTGTTGAAGTGCATTGTCATGAACAATAAATTGCTAGTTGATGCTTTGTGCGAGGGTGGTTCTGAGCCTGTACATCTTGAAATCAA TGTTGAGGACTATGTTGGGGAAAACAATGGGCCCAATTATGCTACACAGTTCAAGAATTTGGATAAGCTTGTGAAGAGCTTGCAAAaggaaatattttctaaaatgcataatttttcaaCCGGCCGTCCATCTGATAAACCTTCAAG TTCTAGAACAAGAGAAGAATCCAGACATAACCCAGTAGAGCCTGGTGTGGGACTTACTGAGCCTCAAGGCCCCCAAATTTATCCCTCAAG AGTTGTATATCCTCCTGTTTATCCACTTGGTAGCAGTGATCTTTTACCTGGTCCTGGCGCTGGGATGTACCCTATCAG GGGTGATTTTGGCAGGGGAGGTGGCATGCTTCTAG GACCTAATGATCCTAGTTGGTTTGGAGGGATAGGTGGAGGACCTACTTTACCTGGACCACC AATTATCCCACCAGGCGTTCGTTTTGATCCCTATGGTCCACCTGGTGTTCCTGGTTTTGAGCCTCAACGATACACTAG GAATCCACAGAGACCTGCAAGGGGAACTCATCCAGACTTGGAGCATTTTGGTAGTGGGTCTGATTATATATAG